In one Bacteroidota bacterium genomic region, the following are encoded:
- a CDS encoding glycosyltransferase family 4 protein, with protein MNVGVIIGRIGGVDGVALETEKWITVLNRMGRKVFVLSGQYEDREMNADTEELLYDLSFFSPECLWEQSQAFFQPVKDPTPLMEHIETKSDSISKEIIVWILKNKINLLVVENASALPSHISMGVGIKKAVELLGIKTITHDHDFAWERGKRYHSPHKDVNDLIKKTFPLNLPSVVHAVINTPAQETLKEKFDIYSISVPNVMDFDIPYGIKTKENKNLPKDIGLGENDMMLFQVTRIVRRKGIEVAIDLLHKLKNKNLKLVITGNYNDDNDGGYANFLIDKIAELGLKKQVIFGSNFITHHIDKNNNGIRYNLSDAYAHAKACTYFSTYEGFGNAFIEAVVARKPIFVNNYKPVYWPDIGSKGFKTVMLENNNLTDDAIEQIKEIIYNEKLNKEIGEYNFELGRKYFSYDTLEKKLSDLINL; from the coding sequence ACAGTATGAAGACCGTGAAATGAATGCTGATACAGAAGAATTATTGTATGACCTTTCATTTTTTTCTCCCGAATGCCTTTGGGAACAAAGTCAGGCATTTTTTCAGCCTGTTAAAGACCCGACACCTTTAATGGAGCATATCGAAACAAAATCAGATTCTATTTCAAAGGAAATAATTGTTTGGATTTTAAAAAATAAAATAAATTTACTAGTCGTTGAAAATGCTTCGGCACTACCAAGCCACATTTCTATGGGAGTAGGAATAAAAAAAGCTGTTGAGTTATTAGGGATTAAGACAATTACTCATGACCATGATTTTGCATGGGAACGTGGAAAAAGATACCATTCTCCTCATAAAGATGTAAATGATTTAATAAAAAAAACATTTCCTTTGAACCTACCAAGCGTTGTTCATGCTGTTATCAATACTCCTGCACAAGAAACATTAAAAGAAAAATTTGATATTTATTCTATCTCCGTTCCAAACGTAATGGACTTTGATATACCATACGGAATAAAAACAAAAGAGAACAAAAATTTACCAAAAGATATTGGACTTGGAGAAAATGATATGATGCTTTTTCAGGTTACAAGAATAGTTCGTAGAAAAGGAATTGAAGTTGCAATTGATTTATTGCATAAACTCAAAAACAAAAATTTAAAACTTGTAATTACAGGGAATTATAATGACGATAATGATGGAGGATATGCAAATTTTCTCATTGACAAAATCGCAGAATTAGGATTAAAAAAACAAGTTATTTTTGGTAGCAATTTTATAACACATCACATTGATAAAAATAATAATGGAATTAGGTACAATCTTTCCGATGCTTATGCTCATGCAAAAGCATGTACTTATTTTAGCACTTATGAAGGATTTGGAAATGCCTTTATAGAAGCTGTTGTTGCACGCAAACCAATTTTTGTAAATAATTATAAACCCGTTTACTGGCCTGACATAGGTAGTAAAGGATTTAAAACCGTAATGCTTGAAAATAATAATCTCACAGATGATGCAATTGAACAAATAAAAGAAATTATTTACAACGAAAAACTTAACAAGGAAATTGGTGAGTATAATTTTGAACTCGGAAGGAAATATTTTTCTTACGATACTTTAGAAAAAAAATTATCTGACTTAATCAATCTT
- a CDS encoding OmpA family protein, whose translation MKDIKISKMGILNLIFNFFNKKQILIFVLFLFILSVSAQDKKEKSKINPSKHKKIAIKNVRYGDVYSAIEHYEKYFLSIKEYNNSDFYHAYQLAELYRKVRDYENAKDWYWKVYKSEKKKYVIARYYYAQMLMRMGNYKDASDNFDKFKREFRGQKDYKLYRRFVRYDIEGCELAKTLIDSPRNVKIRHLNASINKAHIEVSPMFTGENTFIYASMNTNSVPVYHKESEKEKLYLQFYGAKRNNDEWTRSEKLENLVNKKESDVCNGVYSPDKKRFYFTLCKKNSKNENICSIYMKKKKNGEWQSAVKMNKEINKANYTSTQPAVGTEPNRNYEILYFVSDRPGGRGGLDIWYSRYDERDKIWEEPQNAGGRINTRRDEVTPFYDQDAGEIYFSSTGNPGLGGFDIYKSSGYMRRWERPQNIGYPLNSSVDDIYYVLNPKNKAEGLFVSNRNNNNLLENRTCCDDIFYFKFRDYIFLAVEGQVYTQLYSDSLTYMEDIISEEEDSILSIKQLIPGAIVLLFKIDNETKKYNLLKRDTTNQAGEYFFNLEKANDYKLVTSKEQYFTKTKKFTTKGRFISDTLMRNLKISPIPKEPIIIKNIYFPFDESYLTDSAKTIIDTTMFALLKENPQIIVEISSHTDSKGTEKYNEKLSEERAKSVVEYLIEKGISKDRLVAKGYGETQPIAYNQHTDGTDNPKGRQKNRRAEFRVIG comes from the coding sequence GTGAAAGATATTAAAATTAGTAAAATGGGAATTCTAAATTTAATTTTCAATTTTTTTAACAAAAAACAGATATTAATATTTGTCCTTTTTTTATTTATTTTATCCGTTAGTGCTCAAGACAAAAAAGAGAAATCTAAAATTAACCCGTCAAAACACAAAAAAATTGCTATAAAAAATGTAAGATACGGAGATGTTTATTCTGCCATTGAACATTACGAAAAATATTTTTTAAGTATAAAAGAATACAATAATTCGGATTTTTATCATGCATATCAACTTGCGGAATTGTATAGAAAAGTAAGGGATTATGAAAATGCAAAAGATTGGTATTGGAAAGTTTATAAAAGCGAAAAGAAAAAATATGTAATAGCAAGATATTATTATGCTCAAATGCTAATGAGGATGGGAAATTACAAAGATGCATCTGATAATTTTGATAAGTTCAAACGTGAGTTTAGAGGGCAAAAGGATTATAAGCTTTATCGAAGATTTGTGAGATACGATATAGAAGGATGTGAATTGGCAAAAACTCTTATTGATTCACCGAGGAATGTAAAAATCAGACATTTGAATGCAAGTATAAATAAAGCACATATTGAGGTGTCACCAATGTTCACAGGGGAAAATACCTTTATTTATGCTTCCATGAATACAAATTCTGTCCCTGTTTATCACAAAGAAAGTGAAAAAGAAAAACTTTATTTACAATTTTATGGAGCAAAAAGAAATAATGATGAATGGACAAGAAGTGAAAAATTAGAAAATTTGGTTAACAAAAAAGAATCAGATGTTTGTAATGGTGTGTATTCTCCTGATAAAAAACGTTTTTATTTTACTCTTTGTAAAAAGAACAGTAAGAATGAAAATATTTGTAGCATTTACATGAAAAAAAAGAAAAACGGAGAATGGCAATCGGCAGTAAAGATGAACAAAGAAATAAATAAAGCAAATTACACAAGCACTCAGCCTGCAGTTGGTACAGAGCCCAACAGGAATTATGAAATTTTATATTTTGTATCCGACAGACCGGGAGGAAGAGGTGGTCTTGATATTTGGTATTCACGATACGATGAAAGAGATAAAATATGGGAAGAACCACAGAATGCAGGTGGAAGAATTAATACAAGAAGGGATGAAGTAACTCCTTTTTATGACCAAGATGCAGGGGAAATTTATTTTAGCTCAACAGGAAATCCCGGCTTAGGTGGTTTTGATATTTATAAATCATCGGGTTATATGAGAAGGTGGGAAAGACCCCAAAATATTGGTTATCCGTTGAATTCAAGTGTTGACGATATTTATTACGTGTTAAATCCTAAAAACAAAGCTGAAGGATTGTTTGTTTCAAACAGAAATAATAACAACCTTTTGGAAAACAGAACTTGCTGTGATGATATTTTTTATTTTAAATTCAGAGATTATATTTTTCTTGCAGTTGAAGGGCAAGTTTATACACAACTATATTCCGATTCCTTAACATATATGGAAGATATTATTTCCGAAGAAGAGGATTCAATTTTATCAATAAAACAACTTATTCCGGGAGCAATAGTTTTATTATTTAAGATTGATAACGAAACGAAAAAGTATAATTTATTAAAACGAGATACAACAAATCAGGCAGGGGAGTATTTTTTCAATCTTGAAAAAGCTAATGATTACAAGCTTGTTACTTCAAAAGAACAATATTTTACAAAAACAAAAAAGTTTACAACAAAAGGACGCTTTATTTCCGATACACTAATGCGTAACTTAAAGATAAGCCCTATACCTAAAGAACCTATAATAATTAAAAACATATATTTTCCTTTTGATGAATCATACCTTACCGATAGTGCAAAAACAATAATTGATACAACAATGTTTGCCCTATTGAAAGAAAACCCACAGATAATTGTAGAAATAAGTAGCCATACCGATAGCAAAGGCACGGAAAAATATAATGAAAAACTATCGGAAGAAAGAGCAAAAAGTGTTGTAGAATATCTAATTGAAAAAGGAATTTCTAAAGATAGATTAGTTGCCAAAGGATATGGAGAAACTCAACCTATTGCCTACAACCAACATACTGACGGAACGGATAATCCCAAAGGAAGGCAAAAAAACCGTAGAGCGGAATTTAGAGTAATAGG
- a CDS encoding PorP/SprF family type IX secretion system membrane protein, whose protein sequence is MRNNSIQILTIVFLFVSNIAFSQDIHFSQFYASPLTLNPAQTGNHDAQWRVVDNYRNQWFTMTIPFVTNSISVDRHFYLRNERLDVGVNIINDMSGDASLKVSKAYLSIAYKKSIKGNNFFIGIQPGYVMKSISIDNLSFPDQYNNQTGYFDPSKPTTGDYSGDDLSYLDVNAGIKWDKQFGRWKPELGVAVFHLNEPGESFFGTANKITHRKVAHVGTKFFFNSKYTINPYFLYMEHYGASEILYGSNVYINLEKNKSFAKSVFASLYLRDGISRNVDAVVVGGGMNFYNTDVGISYDLNVSSLHSATAYQGAFEISLIYYIFDECSKKMIIPCERY, encoded by the coding sequence TTGAGAAATAACAGTATTCAAATATTAACAATTGTATTTTTGTTTGTTAGTAACATAGCATTTTCTCAGGATATTCATTTCTCTCAATTTTATGCTTCACCACTAACGCTCAACCCTGCACAGACAGGAAACCATGATGCTCAATGGCGTGTTGTTGATAACTACAGAAATCAATGGTTTACCATGACAATTCCATTTGTTACTAACTCTATTTCTGTTGACCGTCATTTTTATTTGAGAAACGAAAGATTGGATGTTGGGGTAAATATAATAAATGACATGTCGGGAGATGCAAGTCTGAAAGTTAGTAAAGCATATTTATCAATAGCTTATAAAAAAAGTATTAAAGGAAATAATTTTTTTATCGGTATTCAGCCCGGCTATGTTATGAAAAGTATTTCTATTGATAATCTTTCTTTTCCTGATCAATACAATAATCAAACAGGTTACTTTGACCCTTCAAAACCGACTACTGGGGATTACTCGGGAGATGATTTGTCATATTTGGATGTTAATGCAGGGATAAAATGGGATAAACAATTTGGCAGGTGGAAACCTGAACTTGGTGTTGCTGTTTTTCATTTAAATGAACCGGGAGAAAGTTTTTTTGGAACAGCAAACAAAATTACTCACAGGAAAGTTGCTCATGTTGGAACAAAATTTTTTTTCAACAGCAAATACACAATCAATCCATATTTTCTTTACATGGAACACTACGGTGCTTCCGAAATACTTTATGGTTCAAATGTTTATATTAATTTAGAAAAAAATAAATCTTTTGCAAAATCAGTTTTTGCTTCTTTGTATCTTAGAGATGGAATAAGCAGAAATGTTGATGCTGTTGTTGTGGGTGGAGGAATGAACTTTTATAACACGGATGTTGGAATAAGCTATGATTTAAATGTTTCTTCTTTGCATTCTGCAACTGCTTATCAGGGTGCTTTTGAAATATCATTGATATATTATATTTTTGATGAATGTTCTAAAAAAATGATAATTCCTTGTGAAAGATATTAA
- a CDS encoding PKD domain-containing protein, with the protein MKFKIISTFLIVFLISKLAFTQITPEFTSNITSGCNPILVSFSDLSSGTISTYYWNFGNGNTSNKQNPKASYTDPGTYTVELTISNGNTTETITKTNYIHVFKNPEADFTTNSLKKGCVPFTPKFIDTSILGDALISKWLWDFGNGAYSLTKNPSYTFTSSGIYTISLQVEDANGCSDFITKTNFIEVFKLPKVNFTAFPDVFCDTPANVNFTNNTSSASTSICFWDFGDSSGSTAIDPLHTYNTFGDFDVKLILTDQNGCTDSLTKKNAITIEKVTADFFVDNDSVCLDKFVQFINTSTGAKSYLWTFGDGNSTTIKNPSYIYSSQGTYNVKLITTSENNCKDSTTKTIVIEKVTADFSWKPDYSCSTPFPVSFKDSSKNADNWNWYFGDGITSTDKNPVHNYNKSGKFDVKLIVSNNIGCKDSITYSEAVWVFLPTASVTADFYKGCSPLEVNFTATATSNEAITSWYWTFDDGDTSSLQNPTHVFVKDTSYNVTLTVTNSKGCTVTTGVQIKVGLKPIVDFEIGTDTACASDTISFKDLSINPSGKKNDEWEWIFGDGIHGSGEKLIHKHVDTGMMTTTLIVSYNGCKDTLVRDSSLYVYPPISTISTVYDCKKHFSTKFIHVPVGVHHWEINFGDGNKLTHLTIDSLTHQFLQAGQYKYKTIAYNDSSGCTWENEGTINIYNWDADFNAKDDKICIYDSAEFLHNPANKPIITGGAYYFGDGTYSSINQKHFYDSSGVFKVKRILSDPNGCTDSAFKYISVYQINADFIADSFICVYTKSKFTDKSTSDTTIIGWDWFLGNGENSTKQNPSSFYTIKGSFSPLLIVEDANGCVDTMQKADYIYATKPKAEFEADDYTICENYEITFTNDSEGNLLSFYWDFGNGDTSTLKDALYSYQIAGTYTISLVATDSMGCKDTFTRTNYAKVQAIPKAGFYADTTFSYCYPLLVRFTDTSISNNIKNWTWDFGDAQTASTFQNPVHNYTKPEKFDVRLIVETTYGCKDTALLKDFINIHGPLASFDLDPDTVCYGFPVKFFVLKSENVKSFNWDYGDGNIESEVNDTVKHKYYISGYFYPRLIYVDSSGTCKKFAIDTLMVSRVIADFSTYQNSKFVPATIDFTDKSSINAIEWHWIFGDEKDTFSQDATHIYKIAGNYNTMLIVTNDLGCKDTASSKINVEPLPIIIDFPTAFTPDKENNNTIEITGCGTRFKELISFRIFNRWGEIVFETTDPQQAWDGTYKGKIQNMDTYVYVIKVLGFDDEIKTEKGYITLIR; encoded by the coding sequence ATGAAGTTTAAAATAATCTCTACATTTCTAATAGTCTTTTTAATCTCCAAATTAGCTTTTACGCAAATAACTCCAGAATTTACTTCAAATATTACTTCAGGATGTAATCCTATTCTTGTAAGTTTTTCCGATCTTTCTTCAGGTACTATTTCAACTTATTATTGGAATTTTGGAAACGGAAATACTTCTAATAAACAAAACCCAAAAGCATCTTATACCGACCCCGGAACTTACACCGTAGAACTTACTATTAGCAATGGCAATACAACTGAAACGATTACTAAAACAAATTATATTCATGTTTTTAAAAATCCTGAAGCTGACTTCACAACAAATTCCCTAAAAAAAGGATGTGTTCCTTTTACTCCTAAATTTATTGATACATCAATTCTTGGAGATGCCTTGATATCCAAATGGCTTTGGGATTTTGGTAACGGAGCTTATTCTTTAACAAAAAATCCTTCTTATACTTTTACATCTTCAGGCATTTACACAATTTCCTTACAAGTTGAAGATGCGAACGGCTGTTCGGATTTTATTACTAAAACAAATTTTATTGAAGTTTTTAAGCTTCCTAAAGTAAATTTTACTGCTTTTCCTGATGTATTTTGTGATACTCCTGCAAATGTGAATTTTACAAACAATACTAGTAGTGCATCAACTTCAATTTGCTTTTGGGATTTTGGGGACTCATCCGGTTCAACAGCAATTGATCCTTTGCACACATACAATACTTTTGGAGATTTTGATGTAAAACTTATATTAACAGACCAAAACGGTTGTACAGATTCATTAACGAAAAAAAATGCTATTACTATTGAAAAAGTTACTGCCGATTTTTTTGTTGATAATGATTCTGTTTGTCTTGATAAATTTGTACAATTTATCAATACTTCAACAGGAGCAAAATCTTATTTGTGGACATTTGGTGATGGCAACTCAACAACTATAAAAAACCCAAGCTATATTTATTCATCTCAGGGAACTTATAATGTTAAACTAATTACTACAAGTGAAAATAATTGTAAGGACAGCACAACAAAAACTATTGTTATTGAAAAAGTTACTGCCGATTTTTCATGGAAACCCGATTACAGTTGCTCAACACCATTTCCCGTTTCTTTTAAAGACAGTTCAAAAAATGCTGATAATTGGAATTGGTATTTTGGTGACGGCATAACTTCAACAGACAAAAATCCAGTTCATAACTATAATAAAAGTGGCAAATTTGATGTTAAACTTATTGTTTCTAACAATATTGGCTGTAAAGATTCAATAACTTACAGTGAAGCAGTTTGGGTTTTCCTTCCCACAGCAAGTGTTACAGCAGATTTTTACAAAGGATGCTCTCCTCTTGAAGTAAACTTTACAGCAACAGCTACTTCTAATGAGGCTATAACATCTTGGTATTGGACTTTTGATGATGGAGATACTTCATCATTACAAAATCCCACACATGTTTTTGTAAAAGATACAAGCTACAATGTAACTTTAACAGTAACGAACTCAAAGGGATGTACTGTAACGACAGGAGTACAAATAAAAGTTGGACTTAAGCCAATTGTGGATTTTGAAATAGGTACTGATACAGCCTGTGCTTCCGATACTATTTCTTTTAAAGACCTTTCTATAAATCCATCAGGCAAAAAAAATGATGAGTGGGAATGGATATTTGGTGATGGAATACATGGTAGCGGTGAAAAATTAATACACAAACATGTTGACACAGGAATGATGACCACAACACTTATTGTTTCCTACAACGGATGTAAAGATACTTTGGTTAGAGACAGTTCGCTTTATGTTTATCCTCCTATTTCCACAATTAGTACAGTTTACGATTGTAAAAAACATTTTAGCACAAAATTTATTCATGTTCCTGTTGGCGTTCACCACTGGGAAATAAATTTTGGTGATGGAAATAAATTGACACATTTAACCATTGATTCACTTACTCATCAATTTTTACAAGCAGGTCAATACAAATACAAAACAATAGCTTACAATGATAGTTCAGGATGTACTTGGGAAAACGAAGGAACAATTAATATTTATAATTGGGATGCCGACTTTAATGCAAAAGATGATAAAATATGTATTTACGATTCTGCGGAATTCCTTCACAACCCTGCAAATAAACCAATAATTACAGGAGGTGCTTATTACTTCGGTGACGGAACATATTCTTCAATAAATCAAAAGCATTTTTATGATTCATCAGGAGTTTTTAAAGTTAAAAGAATTCTTTCCGACCCAAACGGATGCACGGATAGTGCATTTAAATACATTAGTGTTTATCAAATAAATGCCGATTTTATTGCCGATTCTTTTATTTGTGTTTATACAAAATCAAAATTTACTGACAAATCAACTTCCGATACAACAATTATTGGATGGGATTGGTTTCTTGGAAATGGAGAAAATTCTACAAAACAAAACCCATCAAGTTTTTACACTATAAAAGGTAGTTTTTCTCCATTACTGATAGTTGAAGATGCTAACGGATGTGTTGATACCATGCAAAAAGCAGATTATATTTATGCAACAAAACCAAAAGCAGAATTTGAAGCCGATGATTACACTATCTGTGAAAATTACGAGATAACATTTACAAATGATTCTGAAGGAAATTTGCTGAGTTTTTATTGGGATTTTGGGAATGGTGATACATCAACGCTTAAAGATGCTCTTTATTCTTACCAAATTGCCGGTACTTACACAATTTCATTAGTGGCAACCGATTCAATGGGATGTAAAGATACTTTTACGAGAACAAACTATGCGAAAGTTCAGGCTATTCCAAAAGCAGGTTTTTATGCAGACACAACATTTTCATATTGCTATCCATTACTTGTGCGATTTACAGATACTTCAATATCCAATAATATAAAAAATTGGACTTGGGATTTTGGAGATGCTCAAACAGCTTCTACTTTTCAAAACCCTGTTCATAATTATACAAAACCAGAAAAATTTGATGTTAGATTAATTGTAGAAACAACTTATGGTTGTAAAGATACAGCTCTACTTAAAGATTTTATAAATATTCATGGACCACTTGCCAGCTTTGACCTTGACCCTGATACTGTTTGCTACGGTTTTCCTGTTAAATTCTTTGTCCTTAAGAGTGAAAATGTTAAAAGTTTTAATTGGGATTATGGAGATGGAAATATCGAAAGTGAAGTAAATGATACTGTAAAACATAAATATTATATCTCCGGTTATTTTTATCCTCGCTTAATTTATGTTGATTCATCAGGTACTTGCAAAAAATTTGCAATTGATACATTGATGGTTTCCAGAGTTATTGCTGATTTTAGCACTTATCAAAATTCAAAATTTGTTCCTGCTACTATTGATTTTACAGACAAATCATCAATAAATGCTATTGAGTGGCACTGGATTTTTGGTGATGAAAAAGATACTTTTTCTCAAGATGCAACTCATATTTATAAAATTGCAGGCAATTACAACACAATGCTAATTGTTACTAATGATTTGGGATGCAAAGACACAGCAAGTTCAAAAATTAATGTTGAGCCGCTACCTATAATTATTGATTTTCCAACAGCATTTACACCTGATAAAGAAAATAACAACACAATAGAAATAACAGGATGTGGCACACGCTTTAAAGAATTAATTTCATTTCGTATTTTTAACCGCTGGGGAGAAATTGTTTTTGAAACAACAGACCCTCAACAAGCTTGGGATGGCACCTATAAAGGTAAAATTCAAAATATGGATACCTATGTTTATGTTATTAAAGTTCTTGGATTTGACGATGAAATAAAAACAGAAAAAGGCTATATTACTTTGATTCGGTGA
- a CDS encoding GIY-YIG nuclease family protein: MKGYMYILKCSNGAYYTGSTKYLQLRVQQHQDGKGANFTTKHLPVELVYFEEFSRIDKAFYREKQIQKWSRKKKEALIKGDLKELHKLAECQNESHFKNRKKREL, translated from the coding sequence ATGAAAGGTTATATGTACATACTTAAATGTTCTAATGGAGCGTACTATACAGGTAGTACTAAATATTTACAACTTCGTGTACAACAACATCAGGACGGTAAAGGTGCTAATTTTACAACTAAGCATTTACCGGTAGAATTGGTCTATTTTGAAGAATTCTCGAGAATAGACAAGGCTTTTTATCGGGAAAAACAAATACAAAAATGGAGTAGAAAGAAAAAGGAAGCTCTTATTAAAGGAGACTTAAAGGAATTGCATAAACTTGCAGAATGCCAAAATGAAAGTCATTTTAAGAATAGAAAGAAACGTGAATTATGA
- a CDS encoding aminotransferase class V-fold PLP-dependent enzyme, with the protein MSSSLEKYFKKFRDNVVGIEKEFDTPYGKKKMIYSDWTASGRLYAIIEDKIKNDFGPFVANTHTETSTTGTLMTHAYHEAKEIIKKHVNADKNDLIITTGSGMTRVVVKFQRILGLKYPEKIEKFVNIPDDEKPIVFVTHMEHHSNHTSWLETIADVEVIGANEDGLVCLDCFRELLKKYKDRKVKIAAITACSNITGIQPDVHGLAKIIHQHDGLCFVDYACSAPYVNINMHPEDPLEKLDAIVFSPHKFLGGPGSTGVLIFNSELYTNKIPDIPGGGTVAWTNAWGGRKYFEDVEIREDGGTPAFLQTIKSALAVKLKEKMGVENILKREEEMLQIIFDKLNNIKGLHILADNIQHRLGVVSFYFDNFHFNLCVKLLNDKFGIQTRGGCSCAGTYGHYLLGVTKEMSQSFTDKIDSGNLADKPGWVRMSINPVMTNEEVEYICDALKQVSKNCSEWKKDYVYDEKSNEFYHRDWGEKEKGIVKEWFKM; encoded by the coding sequence GTGAGTAGCTCCTTAGAAAAATATTTCAAAAAGTTTAGAGACAATGTTGTAGGCATTGAAAAAGAATTTGATACACCTTATGGTAAAAAGAAAATGATTTATTCCGATTGGACAGCAAGCGGTAGGTTGTATGCAATAATTGAAGATAAGATTAAAAATGATTTTGGTCCTTTTGTGGCAAATACTCACACAGAAACATCAACTACAGGAACCTTGATGACTCATGCTTACCATGAAGCTAAGGAAATAATAAAAAAGCATGTAAATGCCGACAAAAATGATCTGATAATTACTACAGGTTCGGGAATGACAAGAGTTGTAGTTAAATTTCAAAGGATACTCGGATTAAAATATCCTGAGAAAATTGAAAAATTTGTAAATATTCCTGACGATGAAAAACCGATTGTTTTTGTTACTCACATGGAGCATCATTCAAATCACACTTCATGGCTTGAAACTATTGCTGATGTTGAAGTTATTGGAGCAAACGAAGATGGCTTGGTTTGCTTGGATTGTTTTAGAGAACTGCTTAAAAAGTATAAAGACAGAAAAGTAAAAATTGCCGCAATAACGGCTTGTTCAAACATTACAGGGATACAACCGGATGTTCATGGGTTGGCAAAAATAATTCATCAGCATGACGGTTTATGTTTTGTTGATTATGCTTGCTCCGCTCCTTATGTAAATATTAATATGCATCCTGAAGATCCACTTGAAAAACTTGATGCGATAGTATTTTCGCCACATAAATTTCTTGGAGGACCCGGTTCAACAGGAGTACTTATTTTTAATTCCGAACTTTATACAAACAAAATCCCTGATATTCCGGGAGGAGGAACAGTAGCATGGACAAATGCTTGGGGTGGTAGAAAGTATTTTGAAGATGTTGAAATACGTGAAGATGGTGGTACTCCAGCTTTTTTGCAAACAATCAAAAGTGCTTTGGCTGTGAAGCTTAAAGAAAAAATGGGTGTTGAAAATATTTTGAAGCGAGAGGAAGAAATGCTTCAGATTATTTTTGACAAATTAAATAACATTAAAGGGCTTCATATTTTGGCTGATAATATTCAACATCGGCTTGGTGTTGTTTCTTTTTATTTTGACAATTTTCATTTTAACCTTTGTGTAAAATTATTAAATGATAAATTCGGAATTCAAACACGTGGAGGTTGTTCTTGTGCAGGAACTTACGGACATTATTTGCTTGGTGTTACTAAAGAAATGTCTCAATCATTTACAGATAAAATTGATAGTGGAAATTTAGCTGATAAACCAGGTTGGGTTCGTATGTCAATAAATCCTGTTATGACAAATGAAGAAGTAGAATATATTTGTGACGCATTAAAACAAGTTTCTAAAAACTGTAGTGAATGGAAAAAAGACTACGTTTATGATGAAAAATCAAATGAATTTTATCACCGTGATTGGGGAGAAAAAGAAAAGGGAATAGTAAAAGAGTGGTTTAAAATGTAA